A single region of the Neodiprion pinetum isolate iyNeoPine1 chromosome 5, iyNeoPine1.2, whole genome shotgun sequence genome encodes:
- the Bet1 gene encoding BET1 homolog, whose product MRRSHSGGYAYGPLPSTSHDALEEENERIADELKDKISLLKAVSIDIGTEVKYQEKMLNGMDEDFERTSGSLTSSVSRVLRMARAGHNYYIIYLFLFSIAVFIVLWLVLKFK is encoded by the exons atGAGGCGGTCGCATTCGG GGGGGTATGCTTATGGGCCGTTGCCAAGCACCTCTCACGATGCTCTGGAGGAAGAGAACGAACGGATAGCCGATGAACTGAAGGACAAAATAAGCCTCCTGAAGGCAGTGTCCATTGATATTGGTACCGAGGTTAAATACcaggaaaaaatgttgaatggAATG gACGAAGATTTTGAGAGGACGAGTGGCTCCCTGACTTCCTCTGTGTCTAGAGTATTGCGTATGGCGAGGGCAGGACATaattattacatcatttaccttttccttttttcaattgCTGTATTTATTGTGTTATGGCTTGttcttaaatttaaataa
- the trsn gene encoding translin isoform X1 produces the protein MSTNVTSIFNSFQDYLNTEQELREEIRTIVKEIEQSAREILMVLQNIHNENVSEENTIVSEHCTKARCLFEDVRKGYAKLAAVVPENQYYRFHEHWRFVTQRLCFLASLTIYLEVKILVHKDTVAELLGVKSNREEGFHLDLEDFLMGLLQLSSELCRFAVNSVTSGDYDRPIEISRFVNELNAGFRLLNLKNDSLRKRFDALKYDVKKIEEVVYDLSIRGLKPAVPPAPVDSK, from the exons ATGTCGACCAACGTAACGTCGATTTTTAACTCGTTCCAAGATTACCTCAACACGGAACAAGAACTCCGTGAG GAAATCCGAACTATCGTCAAAGAGATTGAACAAAGTGCAAGAGAAATCCTGATGGTACttcaaaatattcacaatGAGAATGTGTCCGAGGAAAATACTA TAGTGTCGGAACACTGTACTAAGGCAAGGTGTCTATTTGAGGATGTACGGAAGGGTTATGCCAAACTAGCCGCTGTTGTTCCTGAGAATCAATACTACCGATTTCATGAACATTGGCGTTTTGTCACGCAACGTTTATGCTTCCTGGCTTCTCTCACTATATATCTAgaagtcaaaattcttgtgcACAAAGACACGGTTGCAGAACTATTGGGAG TAAAGAGCAATCGAGAGGAAGGATTTCACTTGGATCTTGAAGATTTTTTGATGGGACTTCTGCAGCTATCTTCAGAATTG tGCCGCTTTGCAGTCAACAGCGTAACGAGTGGAGACTATGATCGACCAATAGAAATATCCAGGTTTGTGAATGAATTGAACGCTGGATTCCGACTCCTCAATCTGAAGAATGACTCTCTTCGTAAACGGTTTGACGCCCTGAAATACGATGTTAAAAAGATCGAGGAAGTCGTTTACGACCTCAGCATTCGAGGACTGAAACCTGCTGTACCGCCTGCTCCAGTAGATTCGAAATAG
- the LOC124220078 gene encoding tRNA (guanine(6)-N2)-methyltransferase THUMP3 yields the protein MTDINESDLYKLFKKSEEAESVYTIGTTVDTGLEWQAVDECKEKVDTTLHVVKERGKIYFNIRLDQFSKVKEMRSIDNIFLVSDVRQFNFSEDDGETDLTLLKNAIEKDLRLEKGLEAWKAMTGFRGKLYPKQEEFKNADKLLKAEKNQPPEDAVVGDVRKGRKRGRDPSLSSEEDILKYRVTCERTGSHAFESGQVARVIGGELQDKYLWLVDLTMYHLEVICNLVQNELATCLRITHESKHRRNIIHFGPTTLRATVCYSLLRLANPKPGDIIIDPMCGGGSIPIEAAIAFPDTYVLCGDNHEKAVARTKLNIDAQSINHKTELITWSVAKLPLKDSYVDIVVTDMPFGKRSGSMTDNRVLYKRYITELARVAKLGTGRLVLLTYDRRSIQMALQSASNLFKVIKMLGVNMGGLHAAVYVLKRTKLPYNP from the exons ATgacggatatcaacgaatctGACTTGTACAAGCTATTTAAGAAATCTGAAGAAGCTGAAAGCGTCTATACAATCGGAACTACCGTAGACACAG GTTTGGAATGGCAGGCGGTTGACGAATGCAAAGAGAAGGTGGATACGACTTTACACGTTGTCAAGGAGCGTGGAAAAATCTATTTTAACATACGTCTggaccaattttcaaaa gtaaaagaaatgagatcgattgacaatatttttctggTATCCGATGTCCGTCAATTCAACTTCTCAGAAGATGATGGCGAGACTGATTTGACGTTGCTAAAAAATGCAATAGAGAAAGATCTCAGGCTAGAAAAGGGTTTGGAAGCATGGAAAGCAATGACTGGCTTTCGTGGCAAACTTTACCCTAAACaagaagaatttaaaaatgcgGATAAACTGCTCaaagctgaaaaaaatcagcccCCGGAAGATGCTGTTGTAGGGGATGTCAGGAAGGGAAGAAAACGGGGTAGAGATCCGTCCCTATCCAGTGAAGAAGACATCCTCAAGTACAGAGTGACTTGCGAAAGAACAGGTTCTCATGCCTTTGAATCTGGTCAAGTTGCGAGAGTAATCGGGGGAGAATTACAAGATAAATATTTGTGGCTAGTCGACTTGACCATGTACCATCTGGAAGTCATTTGCAATCTAGTTCAGA ATGAGCTGGCAACCTGTCTTCGCATAACTCATGAGTCCAAACATCGCCGTAATATTATTCACTTTGGCCCAACTACGCTGCGAGCTACTGTGTGTTATAGTTTATTACGACTTGCGAACCCAAAGCCAGGGGATATCATAATCGATCCAATGTGTGGCGGAGGCTCCATACCGATCGAG GCAGCAATCGCTTTCCCAGATACATACGTTTTGTGTGGAGATAATCATGAGAAAGCTGTTGCTAGAACAAAGTTAAATATCGATGCTCAATCTATCAATCATAAGACAGAGCTGATCACATGGAGTGTCGCCAAATTACCGCTGAAAGATTCTTATGTTGACATTGTGGTAACTGACATG ccaTTCGGAAAGCGAAGTGGTTCAATGACAGACAACAGAGTGCTTTACAAAAGATACATTACAGAGTTGGCTCGTGTTGCAAAACTAGGTACAGGACGTCTGGTTCTACTGACTTACGATCGTCGCAGTATTCAAATG GCTTTACAATCCGCAAGCAATTTATTCAAAGTGATAAAAATGCTCGGGGTTAATATGGGCGGGTTGCACGCAGCTGTGTATGTTTTGAAGAGGACCAAGTTACCGTATAACCCGTAG
- the LOC124220079 gene encoding probable ribosome production factor 1, with the protein MKLKNLRKNPLKREVPLEEETEVSEIAPPENPKVSLPSDSNFNHIKCKIVRHKKSEQFRRQKAKAKKEERKKRQRDGEPKKVPHTIESLREKDETTIQGDVDAEENLEVKVDFEHDEFASYYKHTYEPKVLITYSDNPLRKTRIFGRELTRIIPNSISLYRNRSGVKKMVKSAIAKGFTDLIVINENMKQPNGMLVVHLPDGPTAQFKLSNVKITPELKRSHKEITEHRPEVILNNFTTRLGHSVGRMLGALFHYDPEFKGRRAVTFHNQRDYIFFRHHRYEFDLKKGKAKLRELGPRFTLKLRSLQRGTFDSKYGEYEWIIQGRRHAMETSRRKFFL; encoded by the exons atgaaattgaagaatcTACGAAAAAATCCGTTGAAACGTGAAGTCCCATTGGAGGAAGAAACTGAAGTTAGCGAGATCGCGCCACCCGAAAATCCCAAAGTCTCATTGCCGAGCGACAGCAATTTTAATCACATAAAATGCAAAATAGTTCGCCATAAAAAAAGTGAACAATTTCGTAGGCAAAAGGCGAAGgctaaaaaagaagaaaggaaaaaacgcCAGAGGGATGGCGAGCCCAAAAAAGTCCCTCACACCATCGAAAGTTTGCGTGAAAAGGACGAGACTACAATCCAGGGCGACGTTGATGCGGAGGAAAATCTTGAGGTCAAAGTAGATTTTGAGCACGACGAGTTTGCATCCTATTACAAACACACATATGAGCCCAAAGTACTCATTACCTACTCTGACAACCCTCTCAGAAAAACGAGAATATTTGGTCGCGAGTTGACTCGCATCATTCCAAACTCTATATCGCTCTACAGAAACAGATCGGGTGTCAAGAAGATGGTTAAAAGTGCAATTGCCAAGGGATTCACGGACTTGATagtgataaatgaaaatatgaaacagCCAA ATGGCATGCTTGTTGTGCACCTGCCCGATGGTCCAACGGCGCAGTTCAAACTTAGTAATGTTAAAATTACACCAGAGTTGAAGCGATCGCATAAAGAAATAACCGAGCATCGTCCAGAAgtgattttaaacaatttcacGACCAGGCTAGGACATTCGGTTGGAAGAATGCTTGGGGCGTTGTTTCACTACGATCCCGAATTCAAGGGACGCAGGGCAGTCACATTTCACAATCAGcgagattatattttttttagacatCATAG ATACGAGTTTGACCTAAAAAAGGGGAAAGCAAAGCTCAGAGAATTGGGCCCAAGATTCACCCTAAAATTGAGATCTCTGCAACGAGGGACGTTCGACAGTAAATATGGTGAATACGAATGGATAATACAAGGACGTCGACACGCCATGGAAACTAGCAGAAGAAAGTTCTTCTTGTAG
- the trsn gene encoding translin isoform X2 — translation MSTNVTSIFNSFQDYLNTEQELREEIRTIVKEIEQSAREILMVLQNIHNENVSEENTMSEHCTKARCLFEDVRKGYAKLAAVVPENQYYRFHEHWRFVTQRLCFLASLTIYLEVKILVHKDTVAELLGVKSNREEGFHLDLEDFLMGLLQLSSELCRFAVNSVTSGDYDRPIEISRFVNELNAGFRLLNLKNDSLRKRFDALKYDVKKIEEVVYDLSIRGLKPAVPPAPVDSK, via the exons ATGTCGACCAACGTAACGTCGATTTTTAACTCGTTCCAAGATTACCTCAACACGGAACAAGAACTCCGTGAG GAAATCCGAACTATCGTCAAAGAGATTGAACAAAGTGCAAGAGAAATCCTGATGGTACttcaaaatattcacaatGAGAATGTGTCCGAGGAAAATACTA TGTCGGAACACTGTACTAAGGCAAGGTGTCTATTTGAGGATGTACGGAAGGGTTATGCCAAACTAGCCGCTGTTGTTCCTGAGAATCAATACTACCGATTTCATGAACATTGGCGTTTTGTCACGCAACGTTTATGCTTCCTGGCTTCTCTCACTATATATCTAgaagtcaaaattcttgtgcACAAAGACACGGTTGCAGAACTATTGGGAG TAAAGAGCAATCGAGAGGAAGGATTTCACTTGGATCTTGAAGATTTTTTGATGGGACTTCTGCAGCTATCTTCAGAATTG tGCCGCTTTGCAGTCAACAGCGTAACGAGTGGAGACTATGATCGACCAATAGAAATATCCAGGTTTGTGAATGAATTGAACGCTGGATTCCGACTCCTCAATCTGAAGAATGACTCTCTTCGTAAACGGTTTGACGCCCTGAAATACGATGTTAAAAAGATCGAGGAAGTCGTTTACGACCTCAGCATTCGAGGACTGAAACCTGCTGTACCGCCTGCTCCAGTAGATTCGAAATAG